In a single window of the Methanolobus psychrophilus R15 genome:
- a CDS encoding DNA-3-methyladenine glycosylase I, whose amino-acid sequence MDIRCEWAGTNELETEYHDNEWGVPEHDDQRLFEFLILEGAQAGLSWDTILKRRENYRKAFDGFDYNAVGAYDEAKIEELLQDSGIIRNRRKVLSAVSNAKAFIEVRDDFGSFDNYLRGFLKDGKPIQNSWKSLTEIPARTDLSEKISKDLKKRGFNFVGPTIIYAFMQAVGMVNDHVTDCFRHQECGKLQ is encoded by the coding sequence ATGGATATCCGTTGCGAATGGGCTGGAACTAATGAACTTGAAACTGAATATCATGACAATGAGTGGGGTGTGCCTGAGCATGACGACCAAAGATTGTTCGAGTTCCTGATACTCGAAGGAGCGCAGGCAGGGCTTAGCTGGGACACTATCCTCAAAAGACGGGAGAATTACAGGAAAGCCTTTGATGGGTTTGATTACAACGCGGTTGGAGCTTATGATGAAGCAAAGATCGAGGAGCTCTTGCAGGACAGCGGTATCATAAGGAACAGGAGAAAGGTGCTTTCTGCTGTCAGTAATGCAAAAGCGTTCATTGAAGTAAGGGATGATTTCGGCTCATTCGACAATTATCTCCGGGGCTTTTTGAAAGATGGGAAACCCATACAGAATTCATGGAAATCGCTGACTGAAATCCCTGCAAGGACCGATCTATCCGAAAAGATAAGCAAGGACCTGAAGAAAAGAGGATTCAATTTCGTGGGACCCACGATAATCTATGCATTCATGCAGGCGGTGGGGATGGTCAATGACCATGTGACTGACTGTTTCAGGCATCAGGAGTGTGGAAAGCTGCAGTGA